The genomic DNA CCTTCGGACGGTACTTCCGACGCATCCACACAGTAGTGGAGCCTGCCCTCCTCCGAGAAACGCCAGATCTCCACGGGGCATGACAGGAGCGAGCCGTCCTCCACGAACAACCTGGCCTCGCCTTCGGGCTGTCCGGTCTCGCCGTATCCTGTGATACCGAGCTGGAGGAGCCCGTCCGAGGTCATCAGGGAGACAAGCGCGAGGTCTTCCGACTCGACCCAGCCCGTGGCCCCGGCGCCTGCAAAGCGGTAGGAGCCGCTGCCGGCCTCGACACGGCACCAGTCCCCGCCCGGTTCGAGTATGCTGACCGGAAGTCCTGCAGGCAGTTCGGCAATCCGGGAGGCTCCGACGGAACTGTCCGCCAGAAGCGGCGATCCTGCCTCGAAGACGGTCGTCTCCGCACCCTCCAGGAAGTGGCCGTAGTGGAACTGCTGGGCCGAGAGCACCGCAGCCATGATGATCGCGTTCATTCCGTCGTGGACTCCATTTCCGTGAGTGCTCCCCGCGCCGCGGCCGGCTGTGCGAAGGTGCATCCGGCTGGCGGCATGACCGGGTCGGGTGCTGCGAGGCTCCCTGTCGTTATGTGTGCGGCCTCCCGGCAGCCGGCGTCGCAGGACGGCCTGTACCGGCAGCCCGAGCACGCCGCCGGGCCGTGCCGCCTGAATGCGAAGGTCTTCCAGTATTCGTCGTCCTTCAGCCTGCGCCACTCCCTCCAGTGCGCGAGCCTCGTCTCGGAATGGTTGCACACCCTGACCCATCCGGAAGGATCGATGGCGAAGAAGTGGATGGCCGCCGAGCAGTGGGTGCCTATCTTGATGTGCGGGTAGCAGGCGGGGTCGGCGACGCAGAACGGGGTCTCGGTACCCAGCGAACCTGGCCGTCCCGCCGCGTCCAGCACCCTGTCGGCGATCGAGAGCATCTCCCTGACCTCCGCAGCCGACAGCTCGAGCCTCTCACGGTGCGAAAGACCCCTTCCCCCGGGCAGGAAGCGGTTGAGCAGCACCTGGCTTGCGCCCGCGATGACCGCCGCGGCCATCGTCCGCTCCAGCTCGTGCAGGTTGAGTTTCGTCACGGTGATGTTGGCCGTCACCGGGATTCCCAGCGCCTTCGCCCCGCGGAAGCCTTCGAGCACCCTGTCCGCTCCGTCGAGCCCGGTATGCGCCTCGTAGGTGTCGAGGCCGGGAAGGCTCAGGCTGAGCCTTACGCCCAGTTCCCGGCATTCCTCCAGAACCCTCCGGTCGATCAGCCTCCCGTTGGAGAGCAGGTACAGCTCAGGCGGGCGATGCTCGATCCTCAGTTCGCCGTCGACCGTCTCGATGTGCTCCGCCGTGCAGGCAGAAGCGTGGCGGAGGATGTCGAACAGGTCATCCCGCAGCAGCGACTCTCCTCCGGTGAATGCGAGGCTGGTCACTCCCGCGTCGCACAGCTCGGAGACCAGTTCCCTCCATTCGGCGGTCACCATCTCCGGGCGC from Candidatus Fermentibacter sp. includes the following:
- a CDS encoding SH3 domain-containing protein, with protein sequence MNAIIMAAVLSAQQFHYGHFLEGAETTVFEAGSPLLADSSVGASRIAELPAGLPVSILEPGGDWCRVEAGSGSYRFAGAGATGWVESEDLALVSLMTSDGLLQLGITGYGETGQPEGEARLFVEDGSLLSCPVEIWRFSEEGRLHYCVDASEVPSEGLSGVETAFVLSFIYEACGYLNSDILMIATTGELVQGPEAASVSEAGIFRHSSALVLPPELGEDDVVEVSTRHTEWIEEGDSLVTSLDETSFTRYGWNGRFFELEP
- a CDS encoding radical SAM protein produces the protein MKGMRARSFLPRTAVLETTYACNHRCIYCSCPWERGDGSFDRRPEMVTAEWRELVSELCDAGVTSLAFTGGESLLRDDLFDILRHASACTAEHIETVDGELRIEHRPPELYLLSNGRLIDRRVLEECRELGVRLSLSLPGLDTYEAHTGLDGADRVLEGFRGAKALGIPVTANITVTKLNLHELERTMAAAVIAGASQVLLNRFLPGGRGLSHRERLELSAAEVREMLSIADRVLDAAGRPGSLGTETPFCVADPACYPHIKIGTHCSAAIHFFAIDPSGWVRVCNHSETRLAHWREWRRLKDDEYWKTFAFRRHGPAACSGCRYRPSCDAGCREAAHITTGSLAAPDPVMPPAGCTFAQPAAARGALTEMESTTE